From one Lactiplantibacillus paraplantarum genomic stretch:
- a CDS encoding aspartate carbamoyltransferase catalytic subunit — protein MKTSQNLVSVEQFSNQDVMAYLKLAQAFKNGKTVQLSQPTFAMNLFFENSTRTHTSFEMAERRLGLQVIPFDPKTSSVTKGESLLDTLKTIQAIGVNLAVIRHPRDRYYQPLLEAGFDMSLINAGDGSGQHPSQSLLDMLTIYEEFGHFDGLKIAIVGDLAHSRVARSNMALLTQLGAKVYFGGPKEWYGRDFEAYGEYQTMDQLVATMDVMMLLRVQHERLSQVNNQAFDASAYHQQYGLTAERAARMPKQAIIMHPAPVNRGVELASDLVEAPQSRIFQQMTNGVYIRMAMVASVLAHQGLISATQVEV, from the coding sequence ATGAAAACGAGTCAAAACCTAGTTAGTGTTGAACAATTCAGTAATCAAGACGTGATGGCCTACCTGAAGTTGGCGCAGGCCTTTAAGAATGGTAAAACGGTGCAACTGTCACAGCCAACGTTTGCGATGAACTTATTTTTTGAGAATAGTACCCGCACACATACAAGTTTTGAAATGGCTGAACGGCGGCTAGGCTTACAAGTTATTCCGTTTGATCCGAAGACCAGTTCAGTAACTAAGGGTGAAAGTTTGTTGGACACGTTGAAAACGATTCAGGCGATTGGGGTTAATTTAGCTGTAATTCGGCATCCACGCGATCGTTATTATCAACCGTTACTTGAAGCTGGCTTTGATATGAGCCTAATCAATGCCGGTGATGGGAGTGGGCAGCATCCGTCACAATCGTTACTAGATATGTTAACGATTTATGAAGAATTTGGGCATTTCGATGGTCTGAAAATTGCTATTGTGGGTGATTTAGCGCATTCGCGGGTGGCACGTTCTAATATGGCGTTATTGACACAGTTAGGGGCTAAGGTCTACTTTGGTGGCCCGAAGGAATGGTATGGCCGTGACTTTGAAGCATACGGCGAATATCAGACGATGGACCAGTTAGTCGCAACGATGGACGTCATGATGTTATTACGGGTCCAACACGAACGATTATCGCAAGTGAACAATCAGGCCTTCGATGCGTCTGCCTATCATCAACAGTATGGGCTAACAGCTGAACGCGCCGCACGAATGCCTAAGCAGGCCATCATCATGCATCCGGCACCGGTTAATCGGGGTGTTGAATTAGCAAGTGACTTAGTTGAAGCGCCGCAATCACGAATTTTTCAGCAGATGACGAATGGTGTTTATATTCGGATGGCAATGGTGGCGAGCGTCCTCGCTCATCAAGGGTTAATTTCAGCAACTCAAGTGGAGGTTTAA
- the pyrR gene encoding bifunctional pyr operon transcriptional regulator/uracil phosphoribosyltransferase PyrR: MAREVVDAMTMRRALTRITYEIIEQNKGVGNLVFIGIKTRGIFLAQRLAQRLKQLESVDVPVGSLDITLYRDDHHAVDVAGQAKLNGADIPVDINGKHVILVDDVLFTGRTVRAALDALMDHGRPAKISLAVLVDRGHRELPIRPDFIGKNIPTALDEQVSVALEEHDGHDGISIEKLEE; the protein is encoded by the coding sequence ATGGCACGAGAAGTCGTTGATGCAATGACCATGCGCCGCGCGCTGACGCGGATCACTTATGAGATTATTGAGCAAAATAAGGGTGTTGGTAACCTAGTATTTATCGGTATCAAGACCCGCGGAATTTTTTTGGCCCAACGGTTAGCGCAACGATTGAAGCAGTTGGAAAGCGTTGACGTGCCAGTTGGTTCGTTAGATATCACGTTATATCGGGATGATCACCATGCGGTTGATGTTGCCGGTCAAGCCAAGCTAAATGGTGCTGATATTCCAGTTGATATCAATGGCAAACACGTTATCTTGGTCGATGATGTCTTATTTACAGGCCGGACGGTACGGGCCGCCTTAGATGCTTTGATGGACCATGGACGTCCCGCAAAGATTTCGTTGGCCGTATTAGTTGACCGTGGACACCGTGAATTACCAATCCGGCCCGACTTTATTGGTAAAAATATTCCAACGGCCTTGGATGAACAAGTCAGTGTGGCGCTTGAAGAACACGATGGTCATGATGGCATTAGTATTGAAAAATTAGAAGAATGA
- a CDS encoding carbamoyl phosphate synthase small subunit: protein MKRYLVLEDGTIYPGTGFGATTATVGELVFNTGMSGYQESITDQSYNGEILMFTYPLIGNYGINRDDHESIKPTCKGVVVHEVARRASNWRNAQSLDDYLKQNAIPGIMDIDTRAVTKHIRTKGAMKATIVDNVLPDTVDRLKVTELNRAVVAQSSTNNAYPNPATGPNVVVVDFGLKHSILRELAKRQCNLTVLPYNTTASEIMALNPDGVMLTNGPGDPKDVPGALEMIREVEKHVPLFGICLGHQLFALANGADTFKMKFGHRGFNHPVREIATGRIDFTSQNHGYAVDRDSLAQTDLLITHEEINDGTVEGLRHRDYAAFSVQYHPDAAPGPHDADHIFDEFIDLMAANQATQKGSQFNA from the coding sequence ATGAAACGATACTTAGTACTTGAAGATGGTACGATTTACCCCGGCACGGGGTTTGGTGCGACAACGGCCACGGTTGGTGAATTAGTCTTTAATACCGGCATGAGTGGTTATCAAGAGTCAATCACAGACCAGTCTTATAATGGTGAAATCTTGATGTTTACGTATCCTTTGATTGGAAATTACGGCATTAATCGGGATGACCATGAGTCAATCAAACCAACTTGTAAGGGCGTTGTTGTTCACGAAGTTGCCCGGCGAGCCAGTAATTGGCGTAACGCTCAGTCGTTGGACGATTATCTAAAACAAAATGCGATTCCTGGCATTATGGATATTGATACGCGGGCGGTCACTAAACATATCCGCACGAAGGGTGCAATGAAGGCCACCATCGTCGATAACGTCTTACCGGATACGGTTGACCGGCTCAAAGTCACGGAATTAAATCGGGCGGTTGTTGCTCAGAGTTCAACGAATAACGCCTATCCCAACCCAGCGACAGGTCCTAACGTGGTCGTCGTCGACTTTGGTTTGAAGCATTCGATTTTACGCGAACTAGCAAAGCGTCAATGTAACTTGACGGTGTTGCCGTACAATACCACGGCCAGTGAAATCATGGCTTTGAATCCGGATGGTGTGATGTTGACGAACGGCCCTGGTGATCCCAAAGATGTTCCGGGAGCCTTAGAGATGATCAGAGAAGTGGAAAAACATGTGCCGCTATTTGGAATTTGTCTCGGACATCAACTTTTTGCGCTAGCAAACGGTGCGGACACGTTCAAGATGAAGTTCGGACATCGTGGTTTTAATCATCCCGTTCGTGAGATTGCAACTGGGCGGATTGATTTTACGTCGCAAAACCATGGTTACGCGGTGGACCGGGATTCATTAGCGCAGACTGACTTGTTAATCACCCATGAGGAGATTAATGATGGTACCGTGGAAGGCTTACGGCATCGCGACTACGCGGCCTTTTCCGTGCAATATCATCCGGACGCAGCGCCAGGTCCTCACGATGCTGATCATATTTTTGACGAATTTATTGATTTGATGGCCGCTAATCAAGCCACCCAGAAAGGAAGCCAATTCAATGCCTAA
- a CDS encoding dihydroorotase, with translation MTTLIKNAQVWQAGQLQTTDILIAEGRIKAIGHQLHEQFGPADHVICADQHFVSPGFVDVHVHLRDPGQTAKETIATGTLAAAHGGFTTVGAMPNVDPVPDTPERVATMVARNQQEAHVHVTQYASITTGRTSEQLVDFAGVKAAGAFAVSNDGSGVQTAGTMFAAMQGAAKVGLPLAAHVEDDSLYHHGVMNAGPVADRLGLPGINNVSEAAQVARDVMLAEASGVHYHVCHVSTAESLRVIRNAKAAGINVTCEVSPHHLLLCDEDITMDNPMLKMNPPLRSAKDRAALVAGLLDGTIDMIATDHAPHTDAEKQGSMKTAAFGITGIETAFATLYTALVKTRLLTLGRLIELMSTRPAELFGLNTAGRLAVGAPADLTIIDLDHQYEIEAATMLSKGHNSPFIGWPVYGNVLMTLVDGKLAYGKETQA, from the coding sequence ATGACAACATTAATTAAGAATGCGCAAGTGTGGCAAGCTGGGCAATTACAAACAACGGATATCCTGATTGCCGAGGGCCGAATTAAGGCGATTGGGCATCAACTACACGAGCAGTTTGGACCGGCGGATCACGTCATTTGTGCCGATCAGCACTTTGTTAGTCCGGGCTTTGTCGACGTGCACGTTCATTTACGCGATCCAGGCCAAACGGCGAAGGAAACGATTGCGACCGGAACGTTAGCTGCGGCGCACGGCGGTTTCACAACGGTCGGAGCAATGCCTAACGTGGATCCGGTACCCGATACACCTGAGCGGGTCGCGACGATGGTGGCGCGTAATCAGCAGGAAGCGCATGTTCACGTCACGCAATATGCCAGCATTACAACTGGCCGGACTAGTGAACAGCTCGTTGACTTCGCAGGTGTCAAAGCGGCGGGGGCCTTTGCCGTCAGTAACGATGGTTCCGGTGTTCAAACGGCCGGAACCATGTTTGCAGCCATGCAAGGCGCTGCTAAAGTTGGGTTGCCATTGGCGGCGCACGTTGAGGATGATTCGCTTTATCACCATGGCGTGATGAACGCGGGGCCCGTTGCTGACCGGCTGGGATTGCCTGGTATCAATAATGTTTCAGAAGCGGCCCAAGTGGCCCGTGATGTCATGTTAGCAGAAGCGAGTGGGGTTCACTACCATGTTTGTCACGTCTCAACGGCGGAAAGTTTACGCGTGATTCGTAATGCGAAAGCAGCTGGCATCAACGTGACTTGTGAAGTATCGCCCCATCATTTACTCCTTTGTGATGAAGATATTACGATGGATAACCCGATGCTAAAGATGAATCCACCGTTGCGTTCAGCCAAGGATCGCGCAGCGTTAGTTGCGGGATTATTGGATGGCACGATCGATATGATTGCGACGGACCATGCGCCGCATACTGATGCCGAAAAACAGGGCAGCATGAAGACGGCCGCCTTCGGGATTACCGGGATTGAGACGGCCTTTGCCACGCTATATACGGCGCTGGTCAAGACCCGGTTACTGACGCTCGGTCGTTTAATTGAACTGATGAGCACGCGCCCAGCCGAACTATTTGGCTTAAATACAGCTGGCCGGTTGGCAGTGGGGGCACCGGCTGATCTAACCATTATTGATTTAGATCATCAATATGAAATCGAAGCGGCCACCATGTTATCGAAGGGGCACAACTCCCCGTTTATCGGTTGGCCCGTTTATGGCAACGTCTTAATGACACTAGTTGACGGTAAGTTGGCATATGGAAAGGAAACGCAAGCATGA